A window of the Helianthus annuus cultivar XRQ/B chromosome 4, HanXRQr2.0-SUNRISE, whole genome shotgun sequence genome harbors these coding sequences:
- the LOC110933598 gene encoding uncharacterized protein LOC110933598, which produces MPKRPKIVSVYNDVDKENTQHVVLPIVTRDEASHRRKLRKLILDNKKSNVGTTSSSLNIDSTNINSTSTPCVTSDNIVNKIGFHNFESTPEVTNNVNSSLSSIVTSNNICSTSNRTTTKNDIGNNISTGITSTTCTSSLNRNLQRLSSGKRKLVSKARISSPIPMIDLTTDETVVRDPYKGVSTDYLDHGDQVITCEVCYAKLWDAEKGSGRKEGGKICHMLCCGYAKVVLPDYKTATPYYKSLFMSNDNESKHFLKNIRRYNSMFAFTSMGGKVDQTVNTGNAPFCYRISGENYHSIGSLVPPNGVKPKFCQLYIYDTENELANRTSDNASSSSTSDETDNKLIQQIKAMFDAENVLVKIYRMVRDCFQQNPYTTLKLRLIGKREQDGRTYNLPTSSEVAALIVGDIDNALEKRDIVVETQTGSLKRISELHPSYLALQYPILFPYGDDGYRIDIPHRGVIDVTNKKRPNCTMREFFAYRVQDRSNQFSLILNSRRLFQQFLVDAYTMIESERLNFIRFQQQDLRSDTYENIRKLRYNGQQDLSKVGKRIFLPSSFTGGSRYMMQNYLDAMAICKWYGYPDFFITITCNPKWPEVQRFLKDTNLNPEDRPDILSRIFKIKLDAICKDLKDRDLFGKASAVVYTIEFQKRGLPHAHMCLFMENDYKLPTVDHVDQFISAEIPDLNQDPELYTLVKDHMIHGPCGNARMSSPCMVDRKCSKGFPKKFQDHSTLDSNGFPLYRRRDDGSFVLKNKIQLDNRSVVPYNKKLLKRYQAHINVEWCNQAASIKYLFKYINKGPDRATVAVVPSNNENEQAENDEIKEYYDCRYISACEASWRIFSNEVNYRSPSVMRLPFHLPGQQTVCFGPDEDINQVLNKPSVNSSMFLAWMQRNQDPNDHVARTLTYVQFPRFYVWKLDKRIWVPRIKGKTIGRIHSVSPSTGEAYYLRILLNKVKGPTSFDDIKTVNGRVYDTFRDACYALGLLDDDSEYIEAIKEANISGSAGYIRNLFATMLLSSTLSRPEVVWESTWKYMTDDFLYRFSKYHRVSGLSIPDEQLKNYVLCEIEKFLTRNNSSLRRFLSMPYPDTSSLDNFRCRLINEELAYDRTELQNVYQGQVNLLTDEQRAVYEEIMNAVHGDNGGVFFVYGYGGTGKTFLWKTLSAAIRSKGQIVLNVASSGIASLLLEGGRTAHSRFHIPLNLNEDSVCHIKPDDDVAKLLQQTKLIIWDEAPMVHKHAFEALDRTMHDIFNISNPSRSDVLFGGKVIVFGGDFRQILPVVPNGGRQEIVNASLCSSYLSSKCKLLTLSRNMRLTVGRPSSEVEEISNFAKWLLDVGEGNVGGSNDGEAIIEIPPELLIDSISDPISSLIDFVYPSILDNYNDPNYFSTRAILAPKNEVVHEINDRLLAVFPGEEKEYLSSDSLCPTEDGNVDQQNIYSPDVLNGLKVSGLPNHRLVLKVGVPVMLL; this is translated from the exons ATGCCTAAACGACCAAAAATTGTCTCCGTATACAATGACGTTGATAAAGAAAACACTCAGCATG TTGTCCTCCCAATTGTTACTCGAGACGAGGCATCTCATAGAAGAAAATTAAGAAAATTAATCTTGGATAATAAGAAATCAAATGTGGGAACTACATCGTCATCCCTCAATATTGATTCCACTAATATTAATTCCACTTCCACTCCGTGTGTTACATCTGATAACATAGTCAACAAAATTGGTTTTCACAATTTTGAATCCACTCCTGAGGTGACTAATAATGTTAATTCAAGTCTTTCAAGTATTGTAACAA GTAACAATATTTGTAGTACCAGCAATCGTACAACGACAAAAAACGATATTGGGAATAATATTTCAACTGGCATCACATCAACCACCTGCACATCATCATTGAACCGTAATTTGCAAAGGCTATCATCTGGCAAACGTAAGTTGGTATCCAAAGCACGTATTTCGTCTCCTATACCAATGATCGACTTGACCACAGATGAAACCGTAGTACGAGATCCTTATAAAGGTGTTTCTACAG ATTATTTAGATCACGGTGATCAAGTTATTACTTGTGAAGTTTGTTATGCAAAGTTATGGGACGCAGAGAAAGGAAGCGGAAGAAAAGAGGGTGGCAAAATATGTCATATGTTATGTTGTGGTTATGCCAAAGTTGTGTTACCGGATTACAAAACCGCGACACCTTATTATAAAAGTCTATTCATGTCAAATGACAATGAAAGCAAGCACTTTTTGAAGAACATTCGACGATACAATTCTATGTTCGCGTTTACCTCAATGGGTGGTAAGGTTGACCAAACCGTGAATACTGGTAATGCTCCTTTTTGCTACAGAATTAGTGGTGAAAATTACCATTCTATTGGTAGTCTTGTGCCACCAAACGGAGTGAAGCCTAAATTTTGTCAGTTATACATATACGATACTGAAAATGAGTTGGCAAACAG GACTTCAGACAATGCTTCCTCATCATCCACTTCAGATGAAACCGATAATAAGCTGATACAACAAATCAAAGCAATGTTTGATGCCGAAAATGTGCTTGTGAAAATTTATAGGATGGTTAGAGATTGCTTCCAACAAAATCCTTATACCACTTTAAAGCTTCGCCTTATTGGCAAAAGAGAACAAGATGGTCGGACTTATAACTTACCTACTTCCTCAGAGGTTGCTGCTCTTATTGTTGGAGATATCGATAACGCACTTGAGAAAAGAGATATCGTTGTCGAGACACAAACAGGTTCATTAAAAAGAATAAGTGAATTGCATCCATCCTATCTTGCACTTCAGTATCCTATTTTGTTCCCATATGGAGACGACGGTTACAGAATTGACATACCACATAGGGGTGTCATTGATGTTACTAACAAGAAACGTCCGAATTGTACAATGAGAGAGTTTTTTGCGTATCGTGTACAAGATCGTAGTAACCAGTTTTCATTGATTCTAAATTCTCGACGCTTATTCCAACAGTTTTTGGTTGATGCTTATACGATGATTGAGAGCGAGCGACTTAACTTTATAAGATTTCAGCAACAAGATCTCAGGTCTGATACATATGAGAATATCCGGAAACTAAGATATAACGGCCAACAAGATTTGTCTAAGGTTGGAAAACGTATTTTCCTTCCATCTTCCTTTACAGGCGGGTCACgatatatgatgcaaaactaTCTTGACGCAATGGCAATTTGTAAATGGTATGGTTATCCAGACTTTTTTATAACCATTACCTGCAATCCCAAATGGCCGGAGGTTCAAAGGTTTCTTAAGGACACAAATCTTAATCCGGAGGATAGGCCTGATATTTTATCTCGAATTTTTAAAATAAAGCTGGATGCCATTTGTAAAGATTTGAAAGACCGTGATTTGTTTGGAAAAGCTTCTGCTG ttgttTACACTATTGAGTTTCAGAAGCGAGGATTGCCTCATGCACATATGTGCTTATTCATGGAGAATGATTACAAACTTCCAACTGTAGACCATGTTGATCAGTTTATTTCTGCAGAAATCCCTGATTTAAACCAAGACCCGGAACTATATACGCTTGTGAAAGACCATATGATTCACGGTCCATGTGGTAATGCTAGAATGAGCTCTCCATGTATGGTTGATAGAAAATGttcaaaaggttttcccaagaaaTTTCAAGATCACTCAACCTTGGATTCTAACGGATTTCCCTTATACAGAAGAAGAGATGACGGTTCCttcgttttaaaaaataaaattcagTTAGACAATAGAAGTGTTGTACCTTATAACAAAAAGCTTTTGAAAAGATATCAGGCGCATATAAACGTTGAATGGTGCAACCAAGCGGCGTCAATAAAGTATTTGTTCAAGTATATTAATAAAGGTCCTGATAGAGCAACAGTTGCTGTGGTTCCGAGCAACAATGAAAACGAACAAGCAGAAAATGATGAAATTAAAGAGTATTATGACTGTAGGTATATATCTGCGTGTGAAGCGTCTTGGAGGATTTTTTCTAATGAAGTTAATTATAGGAGTCCTTCTGTTATGCGTCTTCCTTTCCATCTTCCTGGACAACAAACAGTTTGTTTCGGTCCAGATGAAGATATTAATCAAGTGCTAAACAAACCATCTGTGAACTCATCAATGTTTTTAGCTTGGATGCAACGTAATCAAGATCCTAACGACCATGTTGCACGTACACTAACATACGTACAGTTTCCGCGTTTTTATGTTTGGAAGCTTGACAAGCGTATATGGGTTCCGAGAATAAAAGGAAAAACAATTGGAAGAATTCATTCCGTTTCTCCTTCTACCGGTGAAGCGTACTATTTAAGAattcttcttaacaaagttaaaggACCAACTTCGTTTGATGATATTAAAACAGTTAATGGTCGAGTGTACGATACTTTTAGAGATGCTTGCTATGCGCTTGGTTTGTTGGATGACGACTCTGAGTATATTGAGGCCATCAAAGAAGCAAATATATCAGGTAGTGCAGGTTATATTCGCAATTTATTCGCCACCATGTTACTGTCAAGCACATTATCTAGACCTGAAGTTGTCTGGGAAAGCACATGGAAGTATATGACAGATGATTTTCTGTACAGATTCTCAAAGTATCATCGTGTTTCAg GTTTATCAATTCCTGATGAGCAACTAAAGAACTACGTTTTATGCGAAATAGAGAAGTTTTTAACTCGGAATAATTCATCGCTTCGGAGATTTTTATCAATGCCTTACCCGGATACTTCATCTTTAGATAACTTTCGCTGCCGATTGATTAACGAAGAGCTTGCTTATGACAGAACAGAGTTACAAAATGTTTATCAAGGTCAGGTGAATTTGTTAACGGATGAACAACGTGCAGTATATGAAGAAATTATGAACGCAGTTCATGGAGACAATGGAGGAGTATTTTTTGTTTACGGTTATGGCGGGACCGGTAAAACGTTTTTATGGAAAACATTATCTGCTGCAATTAGGTCAAAAGGTCAGATTGTATTAAACGTTGCATCTAGCGGAATTGCATCATTGCTGTTGGAGGGAGGAAGAACGGCTCATTCTAGGTTTCATATACCTTTGAATCTTAATGAGGATTCCGTTTGTCATATAAAACCAGACGATGATGTAGCTAAATTACTACAGCAGACCAAACTCATTATATGGGATGAAGCTCCTATGGTTCATAAACATGCATTTGAGGCTTTGGATAGAACTATGCATGACATTTTCAATATATCTAATCCATCCAGGTCTGATGTTTTATTTGGAGGGAAGGTGATTGTATTTGGTGGTGATTTTAGGCAAATACTACCTGTTGTTCCAAACGGTGGACGTCAAGAAATTGTGAATGCCTCATTATGTTCTTCTTATCTGTCGAGTAAGTGTAAGTTGTTGACATTATCTAGAAACATGAGGTTAACTGTTGGAAGACCATCATCTGAAGTTGAAGAGATTAGTAATTTTGCAAAATGGTTGTTGGACGTTGGCGAGGGAAATGTTGGTGGTTCCAATGATGGAGAAGCAATAATTGAAATACCACCTGAGCTTTTAATTGATAGCATATCTGATCCAATTTCTAGCCTGATTGATTTTGTTTATCCGTCAATCTTGGATAATTACAATGATCCTAATTACTTTAGTACAAGAGCTATACTTGCGCCTAAGAATGAGGTTGTTCACGAGATTAACGACAGATTGTTGGCAGTTTTCCCTGGTGAAGAAAAAGAGTATCTTAGTTCTGACAGTCTATGCCCTACTGAAGATGGCAATGTTGATCAGCAAAATATATATTCTCCTGACGTGCTCAATGGTCTCAAAGTGTCTGGTTTACCAAATCATAGGTTAGTGCTTAAAGTTGGCGTTCCAGTAATGTTGTTGTGA